The following DNA comes from Hymenobacter sp. J193.
CAGGTGCTGGCTGCTTAGGCGGACCGCCTCCTGGTACAGCCGGTCCGCCGCGGCCGCCTCGAACCGCGCAATACCCAGTTGCTCGCACAAGAGCTGCTGGTGGGCATAATAGCGGGCATCGGCGTAGCGAAGCGGGTCAAAGTCGGCGGGCCCCAGGCCCAGCTGCTGGGCCACGTACGCCACATCGGCCGCGTGGTAGCGGGTGGCCACGTAGAAGCGCTGGCTAATCTGGAAGTAGCCCAGCTGCAAGACAAACCCGACGCGGTTGCCCGGCGCCAGCATCCGGGCCAAGTGAACATCCGCCCAATCCGGGACGGCAAAGACCCGCGCCTGCTCGGCCGCTGGTACCAGCGGGGGCTGCTCGTAGAGCTCACGTTCCTTGCCCAGGTGAATCCGCAGGTGCGTGGCCATAAGCTACCCAAAAGGCGATGGTGTAAACGACCGTTATTTCTACCCACCAATGATAGCGTTAACGTCCATGTAAAGGTATCGAAAACCGGTACCTTTACGAAGCGCATTTACCTTATCGCTAACCTGCCCGTTTTGCCCATGCTATTTGGCTACGTCCGCGTCTCCACGAGCGCCCAATCGGCCGAGAGCCAGAAGAGCCTCATCGCCCGCTATCTGGTCGAGCACCGCTGGACCCTCGACGAGTGGATTGAAGTAGAAATGTCTTCCCGCCGCACCGCCGGGCAGCGCCGCCTGCCCGAGCTGCTGGCCAAGGTTGCTGCCGGCGATACGGTCATCGTCTCCGAGCTCTCCCGGCTGGGCCGCTCGCTGCGCGAAGTGCTGGGCCTGATTGAAGAGTTGATTCACCAGAAGCGGTGCCGGCTGATTCTGGTCAAGCAGGGCCTGGACCTGGACCCGCAGAATCACCGCGACATGACCCACAAAATCCTGCTCACCATTTTCGCCATGCTGGCCGAGCTGGAGCGGGACTTCGTTTCCGAGCGCACGAAGGAAGGCTTGCGGGCGCGGCGCGAGCAGGGCATCGTGCTGGGCAAGCCCAAGGGTGTGGTGCAGCCCTCCATGTACGACGCCGACCGCGAGCGGATTCTGCACCTGCACGCGCTGGGCGTACCGCTCACCACCATCGTGGACGTGCACCTGAAGTACGGCAAGTACCTCTCCCTGAAAAACTACCTGGCCAAACTGCAGCGGTAACCGAGCCGAAATGCCGCCCCCTAACCGGACGACTCGGAGGTTTTACCCTATTTGTTTAACACCACCTAAATTACCTATATAATTATAATTTTTTATATACTATGCGCCGTATGGGGTCTCTTTGGGAGCCAGCAGCCTATAGAAGAAAGCCTGCGGTCTGGTTGAGAAAAACGATTTCTCCAGCCAAACGCTAGCAGCTCAACAGCGCTAGCTTTCTTCTGCTTTTGCGAACCCAACTGATTCACGAAAAAACTGCGGCGATACGGCCGTATTTTTCTTGAAGAAGCGGCTGAAATAGTATTCATCCCCGAAGCCCAGCGCGAAGGCGATAGCCTTGACGGATTGACTGGTTAGGTACAGTTCGCGCTTGGCCTCCAT
Coding sequences within:
- a CDS encoding recombinase family protein, with translation MLFGYVRVSTSAQSAESQKSLIARYLVEHRWTLDEWIEVEMSSRRTAGQRRLPELLAKVAAGDTVIVSELSRLGRSLREVLGLIEELIHQKRCRLILVKQGLDLDPQNHRDMTHKILLTIFAMLAELERDFVSERTKEGLRARREQGIVLGKPKGVVQPSMYDADRERILHLHALGVPLTTIVDVHLKYGKYLSLKNYLAKLQR